A region of Homo sapiens chromosome 17, GRCh38.p14 Primary Assembly DNA encodes the following proteins:
- the BRCA1 gene encoding breast cancer type 1 susceptibility protein isoform 80 (isoform 80 is encoded by transcript variant 228), which yields MGYRNRAKRLLQSEPENPSLETSLSVQLSNLGTVRTLRTKQRIQPQKTSVYIELGSDSSEDTVNKATYCSVGDQELLQITPQGTRDEISLDSAKKAACEFSETDVTNTEHHQPSNNDLNTTEKRAAERHPEKYQGSSVSNLHVEPCGTNTHASSLQHENSSLLLTKDRMNVEKAEFCNKSKQPGLARSQHNRWAGSKETCNDRRTPSTEKKVDLNADPLCERKEWNKQKLPCSENPRDTEDVPWITLNSSIQKVNEWFSRSDELLGSDDSHDGESESNAKVADVLDVLNEVDEYSGSSEKIDLLASDPHEALICKSERVHSKSVESNIEDKIFGKTYRKKASLPNLSHVTENLIIGAFVTEPQIIQERPLTNKLKRKRRPTSGLHPEDFIKKADLAVQKTPEMINQGTNQTEQNGQVMNITNSGHENKTKGDSIQNEKNPNPIESLEKESAFKTKAEPISSSISNMELELNIHNSKAPKKNRLRRKSSTRHIHALELVVSRNLSPPNCTELQIDSCSSSEEIKKKKYNQMPVRHSRNLQLMEGKEPATGAKKSNKPNEQTSKRHDSDTFPELKLTNAPGSFTKCSNTSELKEFVNPSLPREEKEEKLETVKVSNNAEDPKDLMLSGERVLQTERSVESSSISLVPGTDYGTQESISLLEVSTLGKAKTEPNKCVSQCAAFENPKGLIHGCSKDNRNDTEGFKYPLGHEVNHSRETSIEMEESELDAQYLQNTFKVSKRQSFAPFSNPGNAEEECATFSAHSGSLKKQSPKVTFECEQKEENQGKNESNIKPVQTVNITAGFPVVGQKDKPVDNAKCSIKGGSRFCLSSQFRGNETGLITPNKHGLLQNPYRIPPLFPIKSFVKTKCKKNLLEENFEEHSMSPEREMGNENIPSTVSTISRNNIRENVFKEASSSNINEVGSSTNEVGSSINEIGSSDENIQAELGRNRGPKLNAMLRLGVLQPEVYKQSLPGSNCKHPEIKKQEYEEVVQTVNTDFSPYLISDNLEQPMGSSHASQVCSETPDDLLDDGEIKEDTSFAENDIKESSAVFSKSVQKGELSRSPSPFTHTHLAQGYRRGAKKLESSEENLSSEDEELPCFQHLLFGKVNNIPSQSTRHSTVATECLSKNTEENLLSLKNSLNDCSNQVILAKASQEHHLSEETKCSASLFSSQCSELEDLTANTNTQDPFLIGSSKQMRHQSESQGVGLSDKELVSDDEERGTGLEENNQEEQSMDSNLGEAASGCESETSVSEDCSGLSSQSDILTTQQRDTMQHNLIKLQQEMAELEAVLEQHGSQPSNSYPSIISDSSALEDLRNPEQSTSEKAVLTSQKSSEYPISQNPEGLSADKFEVSADSSTSKNKEPGVERSSPSKCPSLDDRWYMHSCSGSLQNRNYPSQEELIKVVDVEEQQLEESGPHDLTETSYLPRQDLEGTPYLESGISLFSDDPESDPSEDRAPESARVGNIPSSTSALKVPQLKVAESAQSPAAAHTTDTAGYNAMEESVSREKPELTASTERVNKRMSMVVSGLTPEEFMLVYKFARKHHITLTNLITEETTHVVMKTDAEFVCERTLKYFLGIAGGKWVVSYFWVTQSIKERKMLNEHDFEVRGDVVNGRNHQGPKRARESQDRKIFRGLEICCYGPFTNMPTDQLEWMVQLCGASVVKELSSFTLGTGVHPIVVVQPDAWTEDNGFHAIGQMCEAPVVTREWVLDSVALYQCQELDTYLIPQIPHSHY from the exons GAAACCAGTCTCAGTGTCCAACTCTCTAACCTTGGAACTGTGAGAACTCTGAGGACAAAGCAGCGGATACAACCTCAAAAGACGTCTGTCTACATTGAATTGG GATCTGATTCTTCTGAAGATACCGTTAATAAGGCAACTTATTGCAG TGTGGGAGATCAAGAATTGTTACAAATCACCCCTCAAGGAACCAGGGATGAAATCAGTTTGGATTCTGCAAAAAAGG cTGCTTGTGAATTTTCTGAGACGGATGTAACAAATACTGAACATCATCAACCCAGTAATAATGATTTGAACACCACTGAGAAGCGTGCAGCTGAGAGGCATCCAGAAAAGTATCAGGGTAGTTCTGTTTCAAACTTGCATGTGGAGCCATGTGGCACAAATACTCATGCCAGCTCATTACAGCATGAGAACAGCAGTTTATTACTCACTAAAGACAGAATGAATGTAGAAAAGGCTGAATTCTGTAATAAAAGCAAACAGCCTGGCTTAGCAAGGAGCCAACATAACAGATGGGCTGGAAGTAAGGAAACATGTAATGATAGGCGGACTCCCAGCACAGAAAAAAAGGTAGATCTGAATGCTGATCCCCTGTGTGAGAGAAAAGAATGGAATAAGCAGAAACTGCCATGCTCAGAGAATCCTAGAGATACTGAAGATGTTCCTTGGATAACACTAAATAGCAGCATTCAGAAAGTTAATGAGTGGTTTTCCAGAAGTGATGAACTGTTAGGTTCTGATGACTCACATGATGGGGAGTCTGAATCAAATGCCAAAGTAGCTGATGTATTGGACGTTCTAAATGAGGTAGATGAATATTCTGGTTCTTCAGAGAAAATAGACTTACTGGCCAGTGATCCTCATGAGGCTTTAATATGTAAAAGTGAAAGAGTTCACTCCAAATCAGTAGAGAGTAATATTGAAgacaaaatatttgggaaaacctATCGGAAGAAGGCAAGCCTCCCCAACTTAAGCCATGTAACTGAAAATCTAATTATAGGAGCATTTGTTACTGAGCCACAGATAATACAAGAGCGTCCCCTCACAAATAAATTAAAGCGTAAAAGGAGACCTACATCAGGCCTTCATCCTGAGGATTTTATCAAGAAAGCAGATTTGGCAGTTCAAAAGACTCCTGAAATGATAAATCAGGGAACTAACCAAACGGAGCAGAATGGTCAAGTGATGAATATTACTAATAGTGGTCatgagaataaaacaaaaggtGATTCTATTCAGAATGAGAAAAATCCTAACCCAATAGAATCACTCGAAAAAGAATCTGCTTTCAAAACGAAAGCTGAACCTATAAGCAGCAGTATAAGCAATATGGAACTCGAATTAAATATCCACAATTCAAAAGCACCTAAAAAgaataggctgaggaggaagtctTCTACCAGGCATATTCATGCGCTTGAACTAGTAGTCAGTAGAAATCTAAGCCCACCTAATTGTACTGAATTGCAAATTGATAGTTGTTCTAGCAgtgaagagataaagaaaaaaaagtacaaccaAATGCCAGTCAGGCACAGCAGAAACCTACAACTCATGGAAGGTAAAGAACCTGCAACTGGAGCCAAGAAGAGTAACAAGCCAAATGAACAGACAAGTAAAAGACATGACAGCGATACTTTCCCAGAGCTGAAGTTAACAAATGCACCTGGTTCTTTTACTAAGTGTTCAAATACCAGTGAACTTAAAGAATTTGTCAATCCTAGCCttccaagagaagaaaaagaagagaaactagAAACAGTTAAAGTGTCTAATAATGCTGAAGACCCCaaagatctcatgttaagtggaGAAAGGGTTTTGCAAACTGAAAGATCTGTAGAGAGTAGCAGTATTTCATTGGTACCTGGTACTGATTATGGCACTCAGGAAAGTATCTCGTTACTGGAAGTTAGCACTCTAGGGAAGGCAAAAACAGAACCAAATAAATGTGTGAGTCAGTGTGCAGCATTTGAAAACCCCAAGGGACTAATTCATGGTTGTTCCAAAGATAATAGAAATGACACAGAAGGCTTTAAGTATCCATTGGGACATGAAGTTAACCACAGTCGGGAAACAAGCATAGAAATGGAAGAAAGTGAACTTGATGCTCAGTATTTGCAGAATACATTCAAGGTTTCAAAGCGCCAGTCATTTGCTCCGTTTTCAAATCCAGGAAATGCAGAAGAGGAATGTGCAACATTCTCTGCCCACTCTGGGTCCTTAAAGAAACAAAGTCCAAAAGTCACTTTTGAATgtgaacaaaaggaagaaaatcaaggaaagaaTGAGTCTAATATCAAGCCTGTACAGACAGTTAATATCACTGCAGGCTTTCCTGTGGTTGGTCAGAAAGATAAGCCAGTTGATAATGCCAAATGTAGTATCAAAGGAGGCTCTAGGTTTTGTCTATCATCTCAGTTCAGAGGCAACGAAACTGGACTCATTACTCCAAATAAACATGGACTTTTACAAAACCCATATCGTATACCACCACTTTTTCCCATCAAGTCATTTGTTAAAACTAAATGTAAGAAAAATCTGCTAGAGGAAAACTTTGAGGAACATTCAATGTCACCTGAAAGAGAAATGGGAAATGAGAACATTCCAAGTACAGTGAGCACAATTAGCCGTAATAACattagagaaaatgtttttaaagaagccAGCTCAAGCAATATTAATGAAGTAGGTTCCAGTACTAATGAAGTGGGCTCCAGTATTAATGAAATAGGTTCCAGTGATGAAAACATTCAAGCAGAACTAGGTAGAAACAGAGGGCCAAAATTGAATGCTATGCTTAGATTAGGGGTTTTGCAACCTGAGGTCTATAAACAAAGTCTTCCTGGAAGTAATTGTAAGCATcctgaaataaaaaagcaagaatatgAAGAAGTAGTTCAGACTGTTAATACAGATTTCTCTCCATATCTGATTTCAGATAACTTAGAACAGCCTATGGGAAGTAGTCATGCATCTCAGGTTTGTTCTGAGACACCTGATGACCTGTTAGATGATGGTGAAATAAAGGAAGATACTAGTTTTGCTGAAAATGACATTAAGGAAAGTTCTGCTGTTTTTAGCAAAAGCGTCCAGAAAGGAGAGCTTAGCAGGAGTCCTAGCCCTTTCACCCATACACATTTGGCTCAGGGTTACCGAAGAGGGGCCAAGAAATTAGAGTCCTCAGAAGAGAACTTATCTAGTGAGGATGAAGAGCTTCCCTGcttccaacacttgttatttggTAAAGTAAACAATATACCTTCTCAGTCTACTAGGCATAGCACCGTTGCTACCGAGTGTCTGTCTAAGAACACAGAGGAGAATTTATTATCATTGAAGAATAGCTTAAATGACTGCAGTAACCAGGTAATATTGGCAAAGGCATCTCAGGAACATCACCTTAGTGAGGAAACAAAATGTTCTGCTAGCTTGTTTTCTTCACAGTGCAGTGAATTGGAAGACTTGACTGCAAATACAAACACCCAGGATCCTTTCTTGATTGGTTCTTCCAAACAAATGAGGCATCAGTCTGAAAGCCAGGGAGTTGGTCTGAGTGACAAGGAATTGGTTTCAGATGATGAAGAAAGAGGAACGGGCTTggaagaaaataatcaagaagAGCAAAGCATGGATTCAAACTTAG gTGAAGCAGCATCTGGGTGTGAGAGTGAAACAAGCGTCTCTGAAGACTGCTCAGGGCTATCCTCTCAGAGTGACATTTTAACCACTCAG CAGAGGGATACCATGCAACATAACCTGATAAAGCTCCAGCAGGAAATGGCTGAACTAGAAGCTGTGTTAGAACAGCATGGGAGCCAGCCTTCTAACAGCTACCCTTCCATCATAAGTGACTCTTCTGCCCTTGAGGACCTGCGAAATCCAGAACAAAGCACATCAGAAAAAG CAGTATTAACTTCACAGAAAAGTAGTGAATACCCTATAAGCCAGAATCCAGAAGGCCTTTCTGCTGACAAGTTTGAGGTGTCTGCAGATAGTTCTACCAGTAAAAATAAAGAACCAGGAGTGGAAAG GTCATCCCCTTCTAAATGCCCATCATTAGATGATAGGTGGTACATGCACAGTTGCTCTGGGAGTCTTCAGAATAGAAACTACCCATCTCAAGAGGAGCTCATTAAGGTTGTTGATGTGGAGGAGCAACAGCTGGAAGAGTCTGGGCCACACGATTTGACGGAAACATCTTACTTGCCAAGGCAAGATCTAG AGGGAACCCCTTACCTGGAATCTGGAATCAGCCTCTTCTCTGATGACCCTGAATCTGATCCTTCTGAAGACAGAGCCCCAGAGTCAGCTCGTGTTGGCAACATACCATCTTCAACCTCTGCATTGAAAGTTCCCCAATTGAAAGTTGCAGAATCTGCCCAGAGTCCAGCTGCTGCTCATACTACTGATACTGCTGGGTATAATGCAATGGAAGAAAGTGTgagcagggagaagccagaaTTGACAGCTTCAACAGAAAGGGTCAACAAAAGAATGTCCATGGTGGTGTCTGGCCTGACCCCAGAAGAATTT ATGCTCGTGTACAAGTTTGCCAGAAAACACCACATCACTTTAACTAATCTAATTACTGAAGAGACTACTCATGTTGTTATGAAAACAG ATGCTGAGTTTGTGTGTGAACGGACACTGAAATATTTTCTAGGAATTGCGGGAGGAAAATGGGTAGTTAGCTATTTCT GGGTGACCCAgtctattaaagaaagaaaaatgctgaatGAG
- the BRCA1 gene encoding breast cancer type 1 susceptibility protein isoform 79 (isoform 79 is encoded by transcript variant 227) — protein MGYRNRAKRLLQSEPENPSLQETSLSVQLSNLGTVRTLRTKQRIQPQKTSVYIELGSDSSEDTVNKATYCSVGDQELLQITPQGTRDEISLDSAKKAACEFSETDVTNTEHHQPSNNDLNTTEKRAAERHPEKYQGSSVSNLHVEPCGTNTHASSLQHENSSLLLTKDRMNVEKAEFCNKSKQPGLARSQHNRWAGSKETCNDRRTPSTEKKVDLNADPLCERKEWNKQKLPCSENPRDTEDVPWITLNSSIQKVNEWFSRSDELLGSDDSHDGESESNAKVADVLDVLNEVDEYSGSSEKIDLLASDPHEALICKSERVHSKSVESNIEDKIFGKTYRKKASLPNLSHVTENLIIGAFVTEPQIIQERPLTNKLKRKRRPTSGLHPEDFIKKADLAVQKTPEMINQGTNQTEQNGQVMNITNSGHENKTKGDSIQNEKNPNPIESLEKESAFKTKAEPISSSISNMELELNIHNSKAPKKNRLRRKSSTRHIHALELVVSRNLSPPNCTELQIDSCSSSEEIKKKKYNQMPVRHSRNLQLMEGKEPATGAKKSNKPNEQTSKRHDSDTFPELKLTNAPGSFTKCSNTSELKEFVNPSLPREEKEEKLETVKVSNNAEDPKDLMLSGERVLQTERSVESSSISLVPGTDYGTQESISLLEVSTLGKAKTEPNKCVSQCAAFENPKGLIHGCSKDNRNDTEGFKYPLGHEVNHSRETSIEMEESELDAQYLQNTFKVSKRQSFAPFSNPGNAEEECATFSAHSGSLKKQSPKVTFECEQKEENQGKNESNIKPVQTVNITAGFPVVGQKDKPVDNAKCSIKGGSRFCLSSQFRGNETGLITPNKHGLLQNPYRIPPLFPIKSFVKTKCKKNLLEENFEEHSMSPEREMGNENIPSTVSTISRNNIRENVFKEASSSNINEVGSSTNEVGSSINEIGSSDENIQAELGRNRGPKLNAMLRLGVLQPEVYKQSLPGSNCKHPEIKKQEYEEVVQTVNTDFSPYLISDNLEQPMGSSHASQVCSETPDDLLDDGEIKEDTSFAENDIKESSAVFSKSVQKGELSRSPSPFTHTHLAQGYRRGAKKLESSEENLSSEDEELPCFQHLLFGKVNNIPSQSTRHSTVATECLSKNTEENLLSLKNSLNDCSNQVILAKASQEHHLSEETKCSASLFSSQCSELEDLTANTNTQDPFLIGSSKQMRHQSESQGVGLSDKELVSDDEERGTGLEENNQEEQSMDSNLGEAASGCESETSVSEDCSGLSSQSDILTTQQRDTMQHNLIKLQQEMAELEAVLEQHGSQPSNSYPSIISDSSALEDLRNPEQSTSEKVLTSQKSSEYPISQNPEGLSADKFEVSADSSTSKNKEPGVERSSPSKCPSLDDRWYMHSCSGSLQNRNYPSQEELIKVVDVEEQQLEESGPHDLTETSYLPRQDLEGTPYLESGISLFSDDPESDPSEDRAPESARVGNIPSSTSALKVPQLKVAESAQSPAAAHTTDTAGYNAMEESVSREKPELTASTERVNKRMSMVVSGLTPEEFMLVYKFARKHHITLTNLITEETTHVVMKTDAEFVCERTLKYFLGIAGGKWVVSYFWVTQSIKERKMLNEHDFEVRGDVVNGRNHQGPKRARESQDRKIFRGLEICCYGPFTNMPTDQLEWMVQLCGASVVKELSSFTLGTGVHPIVVVQPDAWTEDNGFHAIGQMCEAPVVTREWVLDSVALYQCQELDTYLIPQIPHSHY, from the exons CAGGAAACCAGTCTCAGTGTCCAACTCTCTAACCTTGGAACTGTGAGAACTCTGAGGACAAAGCAGCGGATACAACCTCAAAAGACGTCTGTCTACATTGAATTGG GATCTGATTCTTCTGAAGATACCGTTAATAAGGCAACTTATTGCAG TGTGGGAGATCAAGAATTGTTACAAATCACCCCTCAAGGAACCAGGGATGAAATCAGTTTGGATTCTGCAAAAAAGG cTGCTTGTGAATTTTCTGAGACGGATGTAACAAATACTGAACATCATCAACCCAGTAATAATGATTTGAACACCACTGAGAAGCGTGCAGCTGAGAGGCATCCAGAAAAGTATCAGGGTAGTTCTGTTTCAAACTTGCATGTGGAGCCATGTGGCACAAATACTCATGCCAGCTCATTACAGCATGAGAACAGCAGTTTATTACTCACTAAAGACAGAATGAATGTAGAAAAGGCTGAATTCTGTAATAAAAGCAAACAGCCTGGCTTAGCAAGGAGCCAACATAACAGATGGGCTGGAAGTAAGGAAACATGTAATGATAGGCGGACTCCCAGCACAGAAAAAAAGGTAGATCTGAATGCTGATCCCCTGTGTGAGAGAAAAGAATGGAATAAGCAGAAACTGCCATGCTCAGAGAATCCTAGAGATACTGAAGATGTTCCTTGGATAACACTAAATAGCAGCATTCAGAAAGTTAATGAGTGGTTTTCCAGAAGTGATGAACTGTTAGGTTCTGATGACTCACATGATGGGGAGTCTGAATCAAATGCCAAAGTAGCTGATGTATTGGACGTTCTAAATGAGGTAGATGAATATTCTGGTTCTTCAGAGAAAATAGACTTACTGGCCAGTGATCCTCATGAGGCTTTAATATGTAAAAGTGAAAGAGTTCACTCCAAATCAGTAGAGAGTAATATTGAAgacaaaatatttgggaaaacctATCGGAAGAAGGCAAGCCTCCCCAACTTAAGCCATGTAACTGAAAATCTAATTATAGGAGCATTTGTTACTGAGCCACAGATAATACAAGAGCGTCCCCTCACAAATAAATTAAAGCGTAAAAGGAGACCTACATCAGGCCTTCATCCTGAGGATTTTATCAAGAAAGCAGATTTGGCAGTTCAAAAGACTCCTGAAATGATAAATCAGGGAACTAACCAAACGGAGCAGAATGGTCAAGTGATGAATATTACTAATAGTGGTCatgagaataaaacaaaaggtGATTCTATTCAGAATGAGAAAAATCCTAACCCAATAGAATCACTCGAAAAAGAATCTGCTTTCAAAACGAAAGCTGAACCTATAAGCAGCAGTATAAGCAATATGGAACTCGAATTAAATATCCACAATTCAAAAGCACCTAAAAAgaataggctgaggaggaagtctTCTACCAGGCATATTCATGCGCTTGAACTAGTAGTCAGTAGAAATCTAAGCCCACCTAATTGTACTGAATTGCAAATTGATAGTTGTTCTAGCAgtgaagagataaagaaaaaaaagtacaaccaAATGCCAGTCAGGCACAGCAGAAACCTACAACTCATGGAAGGTAAAGAACCTGCAACTGGAGCCAAGAAGAGTAACAAGCCAAATGAACAGACAAGTAAAAGACATGACAGCGATACTTTCCCAGAGCTGAAGTTAACAAATGCACCTGGTTCTTTTACTAAGTGTTCAAATACCAGTGAACTTAAAGAATTTGTCAATCCTAGCCttccaagagaagaaaaagaagagaaactagAAACAGTTAAAGTGTCTAATAATGCTGAAGACCCCaaagatctcatgttaagtggaGAAAGGGTTTTGCAAACTGAAAGATCTGTAGAGAGTAGCAGTATTTCATTGGTACCTGGTACTGATTATGGCACTCAGGAAAGTATCTCGTTACTGGAAGTTAGCACTCTAGGGAAGGCAAAAACAGAACCAAATAAATGTGTGAGTCAGTGTGCAGCATTTGAAAACCCCAAGGGACTAATTCATGGTTGTTCCAAAGATAATAGAAATGACACAGAAGGCTTTAAGTATCCATTGGGACATGAAGTTAACCACAGTCGGGAAACAAGCATAGAAATGGAAGAAAGTGAACTTGATGCTCAGTATTTGCAGAATACATTCAAGGTTTCAAAGCGCCAGTCATTTGCTCCGTTTTCAAATCCAGGAAATGCAGAAGAGGAATGTGCAACATTCTCTGCCCACTCTGGGTCCTTAAAGAAACAAAGTCCAAAAGTCACTTTTGAATgtgaacaaaaggaagaaaatcaaggaaagaaTGAGTCTAATATCAAGCCTGTACAGACAGTTAATATCACTGCAGGCTTTCCTGTGGTTGGTCAGAAAGATAAGCCAGTTGATAATGCCAAATGTAGTATCAAAGGAGGCTCTAGGTTTTGTCTATCATCTCAGTTCAGAGGCAACGAAACTGGACTCATTACTCCAAATAAACATGGACTTTTACAAAACCCATATCGTATACCACCACTTTTTCCCATCAAGTCATTTGTTAAAACTAAATGTAAGAAAAATCTGCTAGAGGAAAACTTTGAGGAACATTCAATGTCACCTGAAAGAGAAATGGGAAATGAGAACATTCCAAGTACAGTGAGCACAATTAGCCGTAATAACattagagaaaatgtttttaaagaagccAGCTCAAGCAATATTAATGAAGTAGGTTCCAGTACTAATGAAGTGGGCTCCAGTATTAATGAAATAGGTTCCAGTGATGAAAACATTCAAGCAGAACTAGGTAGAAACAGAGGGCCAAAATTGAATGCTATGCTTAGATTAGGGGTTTTGCAACCTGAGGTCTATAAACAAAGTCTTCCTGGAAGTAATTGTAAGCATcctgaaataaaaaagcaagaatatgAAGAAGTAGTTCAGACTGTTAATACAGATTTCTCTCCATATCTGATTTCAGATAACTTAGAACAGCCTATGGGAAGTAGTCATGCATCTCAGGTTTGTTCTGAGACACCTGATGACCTGTTAGATGATGGTGAAATAAAGGAAGATACTAGTTTTGCTGAAAATGACATTAAGGAAAGTTCTGCTGTTTTTAGCAAAAGCGTCCAGAAAGGAGAGCTTAGCAGGAGTCCTAGCCCTTTCACCCATACACATTTGGCTCAGGGTTACCGAAGAGGGGCCAAGAAATTAGAGTCCTCAGAAGAGAACTTATCTAGTGAGGATGAAGAGCTTCCCTGcttccaacacttgttatttggTAAAGTAAACAATATACCTTCTCAGTCTACTAGGCATAGCACCGTTGCTACCGAGTGTCTGTCTAAGAACACAGAGGAGAATTTATTATCATTGAAGAATAGCTTAAATGACTGCAGTAACCAGGTAATATTGGCAAAGGCATCTCAGGAACATCACCTTAGTGAGGAAACAAAATGTTCTGCTAGCTTGTTTTCTTCACAGTGCAGTGAATTGGAAGACTTGACTGCAAATACAAACACCCAGGATCCTTTCTTGATTGGTTCTTCCAAACAAATGAGGCATCAGTCTGAAAGCCAGGGAGTTGGTCTGAGTGACAAGGAATTGGTTTCAGATGATGAAGAAAGAGGAACGGGCTTggaagaaaataatcaagaagAGCAAAGCATGGATTCAAACTTAG gTGAAGCAGCATCTGGGTGTGAGAGTGAAACAAGCGTCTCTGAAGACTGCTCAGGGCTATCCTCTCAGAGTGACATTTTAACCACTCAG CAGAGGGATACCATGCAACATAACCTGATAAAGCTCCAGCAGGAAATGGCTGAACTAGAAGCTGTGTTAGAACAGCATGGGAGCCAGCCTTCTAACAGCTACCCTTCCATCATAAGTGACTCTTCTGCCCTTGAGGACCTGCGAAATCCAGAACAAAGCACATCAGAAAAAG TATTAACTTCACAGAAAAGTAGTGAATACCCTATAAGCCAGAATCCAGAAGGCCTTTCTGCTGACAAGTTTGAGGTGTCTGCAGATAGTTCTACCAGTAAAAATAAAGAACCAGGAGTGGAAAG GTCATCCCCTTCTAAATGCCCATCATTAGATGATAGGTGGTACATGCACAGTTGCTCTGGGAGTCTTCAGAATAGAAACTACCCATCTCAAGAGGAGCTCATTAAGGTTGTTGATGTGGAGGAGCAACAGCTGGAAGAGTCTGGGCCACACGATTTGACGGAAACATCTTACTTGCCAAGGCAAGATCTAG AGGGAACCCCTTACCTGGAATCTGGAATCAGCCTCTTCTCTGATGACCCTGAATCTGATCCTTCTGAAGACAGAGCCCCAGAGTCAGCTCGTGTTGGCAACATACCATCTTCAACCTCTGCATTGAAAGTTCCCCAATTGAAAGTTGCAGAATCTGCCCAGAGTCCAGCTGCTGCTCATACTACTGATACTGCTGGGTATAATGCAATGGAAGAAAGTGTgagcagggagaagccagaaTTGACAGCTTCAACAGAAAGGGTCAACAAAAGAATGTCCATGGTGGTGTCTGGCCTGACCCCAGAAGAATTT ATGCTCGTGTACAAGTTTGCCAGAAAACACCACATCACTTTAACTAATCTAATTACTGAAGAGACTACTCATGTTGTTATGAAAACAG ATGCTGAGTTTGTGTGTGAACGGACACTGAAATATTTTCTAGGAATTGCGGGAGGAAAATGGGTAGTTAGCTATTTCT GGGTGACCCAgtctattaaagaaagaaaaatgctgaatGAG